The nucleotide sequence atttgtacctatttataattttattatattgTCTATTTATTTACGtgttttattcgaattttattcAAGTCGTTTTCACtttggtacctatgtacatataattattCGTTCgtttgtgatgtattttttaatgtatttcCGTATGAGTATATATATTTATTCTTCCATATTTGgagcattttttgataattctttaGTGATGATTTATACCAGAGCGATTAAATTGTGCATAATGAATGTAgtagtttttattatttattattcatcGTTTTTGAAACAAAGTAGTACATTACAATCCATGCACGTTCTCGCAATGCCAAATTACTATAGCGATGCCTATAGACCCTGTGGGCACGTTTGGCACTCAGGACGCAATGCCAGCGTAAAAGTGCCAAAATGTGACACTAAAGTGTCAGATTTTGGCACTCAGTGTCATATCGTGACACTGGAGTGTCAGGCACGGGCACTCAGCATCATATTCtgacactggcactggcactcaGTGTCATATCGTGACACTGGAGTGTCAGGCGACGGCACTCGAGTGTAAAATGTTGGCACTGGAATTTACCTTTCAAGTTCTTACACTCGTAAATCGGTACCATTGTTATTATTGTTGTACCTGCAATTTTTACTAACTAGTAAGtttctaattaaaaaaacaaaacaaagaacaaatttttttttggttttataagACTTTGCTTaaacactaaaaattgaaaaaatcgcaaaattttcaattttttttaaattgaattttgatttaaaattaagtttaaaaaatttatgcatgaaaagtttgaaattgagttTGTTgattggtacattttttttttggtctgcgTTTGAGTGGTTTAATTATCACCTTACAATGAATGAGACTGGTGAGTGGTTTTGGAGAAAATGACCCAGTTTTAAAAGATAAGTATTCAAGATTTTGCGTCGATCCGGGCCATAGCCTTCAAAATCCATTAGCACTTTTAGTGTTCCATAGGGCGattggaaatttccaaatatatttttgggtaaattcgtattttgaaaattttttcttcgccaatatttcgcaataattaggtaggtatgtcaaTACAACATTGAAAGACattattcctgaaactggggaaatatttcgaaatgcATAGTGACGCCAATTTTTTAGCCATAgctattgccaatttcaaacaatataaaaaaattgataggaaatcagttgttttttttcgaaatgtttttcgaagttggcgatatcataagtacctatagcgattttttttgcaaatttttaatcgctcagAAGAAATAAATGGCCTAGATcgactcagaatctcaaatactatcttttgaaaccggactatttttcctaaaacaggttgggtTAGGGGCCAGAGTGGAAAAcacaagaattttttgaaaattctccctCTTTGAGAACCAATACCCTTCTTCAGAGGCACctccaaaactaaaaatttttctaagcaaatttcaacttaaaatggAGATCTTcactgaattttctcaaaatcttacaaatgtttttttcgtgatcaACATATCAGAAAGAACATCACTAATAAgaaatgaaagttttaaaatttcttcattgcGTAATaattactttattttcaaaaaataaaataaaatttacaaaaaatttggaattctcaTGCTTACTTGctcgttattttaaaaaatctgttttttttttcttcttgaaaaaatctctgatttttgaaaaaaaaactcagtattaaaaaaaaaagtttttaggaGCAGCTTTTCATCATATtattatgttgattttttttttgaatatgtgaaaaatttgctttgaaaccttattgcaacttttttcacaaaaaattatcagtcattttttgttgaacatGCGCTTTTTCAACGAAtgaaacttcgtttttttttttttaatatttaaaatttttgagctttatactttttgaaaattttgattgaaaaaaaattttttaactggaacttttctagtattttttagaaaaaaaaagaataaaaatcaaaactaaatcAGCAGATAAGAATTTCTGTAATCAGATatcaattttagaattaataCCAAACtagtaattttcatattttcaaaaaaaaataatttgtgtaaGATTTGAGTGATGCATGCTCAAAATGAATGAGCAACTCACATTCTTTTTGCAATAACCAACTAAGACTCACTTTATCGCGCTTACATATGTCTCACGCGGTGGCGTAATCGGTAAAGCAGCGGACTGTCACGCAAGGAACCCAGGTTCGAGCCCAGCTGGTGCcggaaaaatttcgagaaagtGATGCAATGGTGAAGACGATATTTCTCTCGTAGCCCTCTACCAAGGCAACACTGTTCAGAGAATGATCAAAAACgacagaaaaatatgaaaattacatagctttctcaaattttttccgcaccggcactggcactggcactctGACACTGTGACACTGGCACTGGAAATTGGCATTGCGTCTCAGTCTCACTTTGACGCAATGTCAAATACTGGCACTAAAGTGCCAAACGTGCCCACAGGGGAGATGAGGCACAcgatcgatgaatttttgaaaaaatgtcaataattgATCGAtcgtgaattaatttttcagtgtgGAGCTATCGAGATGAAACTTTTCAACGCTGTTCGAGCTCTGCAGATATGCTTCACTGGATACGAAATTTCTTTTAAACCTCTATTCGTCGCATTCGTTTCAATACTAAATAATAATATTAGGTACTTAATAGACATATAGGTGATTAAAAAAGGCAAAATCATAATGTCGATGAAAATCAATCTTTCTAATGTTTACATAAATGCATAATTATAGATACTTCGAACATTGAAAACTACTTTCTGTATTAAAAACACGAACGAGCGCTCATGAATTTAGactatatgtacatacaataaaaaTGATATGTAAAGTAAAAGAATGTTTCTTATGAACAACCAAAAAGTTagggaaaaataaataaataactcaagtgggtaggtacttgattaAAAAGAAgattcatacagtttatgtccATATAGCAACATGATGGAAATAATTGGCAAATAAAAGTAAACACGTATATAGTCTAATAGTATAGGAACAATTACATAAGTATATAACAGGAAAAGAAACACATATAAGTACGTATAATCAAAGGAATAAACCAAAATAcaccaatttttacaaaatacggATATACTCCTACAATACCTATATTACTGATTACTTGGATTGTCTTTTACCATACCACACATTTCTTTGTAGGATTCATTCTAGTATTTGGAGGACAATCGAATGCTTTTGCAAAATCATGCGAATTGGATAAAGGACCAATTACTCTGAATTTACCAGGAGAATGAGAAGAAGATCTTAGTTTAGCCAATGCTTCTTCGGGTCTCATAGATCCGCACCAGATTTGTCCGTAATTCAAAAAGAATAATTGCTCGTGAGTTAGATTCAAACCAGGAAGTAATGGCTCGTCTCCAAATCGTTCTACGTATTTTTGGTAAGCCTATAAAATATAGTCGAAGAATAATTAGTTGAAAATTCTCTAAAGCAGGTAGGTATACGTTTGGCTGCATATGGAATTCACGACTCTTACTCTGAATGATTGTTTCAAGCCTCCATTATCTGCTATGTTTTCACCCACCGTTAAATGTCCATTTAAATACAAATTGATCTCATCAATTTTGTAATCCGAATATTGATTTATGATGCATTGGATTTGCTTCTTGAATGCTTGTATCGTAGCATTGTTCCACCATTCTTTCATATTGCCACTTTTGTCGAATAATCGACCTGGtgtacaaaaattatcaaaattgaaatacctaggtaaacctttttttaaattgggtGATTAATGAACGAAAATTCAAAGTAATATACGTAGTCAATATTATAATGTTACCTCGGTCATCGAAACCGTGCGTCATTTCATGTCCAATAACAACGCCAATGCCACCGTAATTTacagattttggaaaatatttgctGTAAAAGAAAGGTTGTAAAATACCAGCAGGAAAAActacaacatgaaaaaaaaatttaatacgtgTGAGTAGATACTTTATTGTGTATTTTTCTAGAAATAGGATTGGGCAGGATCAATTTAGGTACTTATACTTTtatttcaaatctgaaaatataaatgttTAATTTTGAGGACAGGTTTATcggaaaattgttcaaaacatgatattaaaaaattaggaaaaagaattaaaaagtattaaaaatcattagttttttttttttttttttaagatgagtgtttaattaggtacatatttaatattaaaattcaaaagatatgtctatcgccaaaaattaaatttgatttttgagctGGATCCCGTTTCGTTTGGGTAATTATATTGCCCGACCCTACATAAACAttgtgattaaaattttacccaccTATGTCATTTTTGTTTGGGCTGTAAAACGCATTCACAACAGCTGGTTCAGTGGTCCATTTATCTCTATCTACTGGTTTACGAAGTTTATCCATATTACGAGAACATTCAAATTGCAAAACGTTAaacatatttcgaaaaaaatgctgatGAGTCACATTTAACTGCAAATAAATAAATCGGATGAGTAACCATAACACATTTGTAAGTATCTACATTAAGAACTTGAATTCGAAAACACAATTTAAAAGATTCTTACTTTTTGATACTCAACATCTAATTCTTCAAATTGAGTAAGAATCTCTGGATAACCGATTCTCTCATTCATTGCTTCTGCTTTCTCTCGAGCTAACTTTTTCGTCTCTTCATCCATCCATTCGTTTTCATCCAATAATTCGTTAAACGCTTCGCGAATATTGCGAATCATTTCCACAGCTGATTCCTTTCAAAGAACAAAATCATTCTCATGAGATCATTATCGAGTACTTAATTTATAAAGCataaatattttgttgaaactATACTGATGATTACTTTACTATCGGGATTAAAGTTTTCTTGTATGAAAAGAGCTCCTACTGCCATGCCTAGTCTTTTATTTGTCCATTCTACACATTGACTCCATCGATTTCTTTCACTTGATATCCCGAgtaatacttttttaaaagctaGACACGCCTGTTGATAACCATTTGTCATATGTGGAAGGATATTATTCATGAGTAATCTCCAAATCGCATAATTTTGAACTACTCTGCGTACAAACACGTAAATATATGTTACATTACAtattaggtattgaaaaagatattagtatttttaataattgtaCAATTGAtctttttgtaaatatttaaatacctaaatacttcatctattttttttttttttttttttttttttcatacacattaaaaagtttgaaattgtgaGAACAATAtcacaacttttcaattttattacaaaacaaGCTCAAATACCTACACCAGATGATAAGAATAAATAACTAAAACAtgtttttcgttcaaaaaaaaaaaaaaaaaatgaggtacATATAATTCAAGTGACATGACatgaggattttttgaatgatgttttgaatgaattttagattttcatttgatATTCTAAACGATTCGAAAACAATATTCTAAATTTTAATGGAtcgtaaatgttttttttttttttttttttttaataattctgaCACATTTTTAAAGTAGAAGCGACTATAATTTGATTCCTATTTAGTCTTTattatcttcaattttgaagttggtctaatattacaataaaattgaaaaaacattttccgtAACTTGGCCCCTTCATTTCCCAAAGTCGGTAAACCAATCTACACTTGTGTAGCTTGAATTGGGTACTACATAGAATTGTAGGTATTACCTCTAATCTATTGAAATCTTTTCCCCCTATATTtcataaatacgaaaaaaattatatcatgattattgattaaaataaaatataatacaAACCTGTGATTTGTAGTCGCCAGaactttgttcaattttatgtaatacggtaaagaataaaaaacaatCGGTTCGTCATCTTTCAACATagtgaacaaaatttgataaaaatattgacTCCAGTTAATTTCAGGTACTTTGGTCTTCAACTCGGATAACGTTAATTTGGTGTATATTTCGCTAGTATCTTGGCGATCAGTTTCCGGAACTGTAATCTGGAAAAATATACGACGATCAACAGTTGCCGGTCGTGAAATCTGCAAAAATGTATTGGTAGTAAACGATTCTAGGAGATAGAGGAttggaaaaatggaatttttgtgatatttcgAAGTACCTACCCAACGTTAAATAATATAGCCCACAcattacctaggtatttataTTACGAAACATTTATGAGTAGTCTATGTAGGTTAGTTAGGTACTTCTATTTATGAATAATATAATTACACTAGCTAGACgtatttcaaaatccaagacatCTTTCATTTCTTTCACAGCATCTTGTTGATCAGCTCCGTATAAAGTTGCTACAGTGACCATATAATTATAATATGCAGTTAAGGTGCCATCGCTGGTGTTTTTCAAGAAGTAATCTCTTCCTGGGAGACCAAGTTGAAGTTGATCCatctttaaattgaaaaaaagtgattatttatttacctaGTTTCCTACGTCAAGTTTCCAATAAGTGGTAGAAACATTATTGAACAGACACATTTGACACTTTGGTGGGATTTTCCTTCTTCCAtcacaattgtcaaaatataacaaaaaaatttcactttggagtattgtttgaaaaaaattcgtttttctcattcaaatttaatgtaaaaaaaaaaaaaaaaaaaactagattgAAAGTTGGTATTACGAAAAAAaggcttgaaaattgaaaattgcgtaCAATTTTTACTCACCTTgtctacctataggtacttttaaacaactcaaaaaatttcttaattaattttatttaggtataaGTACACAAAATCTGCGTCATATGTGTCTGACGAttcctggaaaaaatttctcgacAAGTACAGAATACTCACTTGTATCACATGAAGCGAAGAATTTTTATCATCAGGACCAACCCAAACTTCAAACAGGATACCCTCATTCAACTCTTTTTTCAATTGTCCCAACAATTCCTCCATAGAAAAGTTTGCTCGACTCGTCCATCTCTTATCAGCAACCGGCCAACCGCCGAACGAGTTCACTAATTCTTTCATTCGTTTCTCGCCATTCAATTTAATTTCGGCtgaaatagaataaaataatgaaaattaattgaaaattcaccctCTTTTATCGGGATTTTCCCGTCGTCGCGTCATAAGTGAAAGAATAAAAGCTCAGCTTTTGTGTTTAATTcagttgaaatacatttttccgCGCTCTATATCTTTCCCCTTTGATAAAACGCAAGTATATTGTTTTGTATTTGAATCTTCCCTCGTTGCTTTATTTAAGATGACTTGATATTAAATAAACAGCAATTATTGGTGAACCTATAATATTCTACACATTCATATTGCattatttgtcaattttttgcaataatgtgtttttttagaAATCGCCCTATATCGAAtaattcgtataatttttttcccgatGCGGATTGAAACTATATACTCGATGAAAAGACAATAGGCTTTTTAATCTGCCTCTAAAAGGTAAACAAGACGTCATCTCTATACGAGTAGAGAGTTGAAAATGGTAAacaaaattaacagaaaataaaaataaattatttatgcTCAACACCGCTTTTAAAACGCGTACCTAtctataaattattttcattattttagaCCTACACATACTGTTTatacaaaatgataatttaGGCTGCTGAAGAAGATTATTATAATGAAAACgtcgaacaaaatttcaaaaaaggaataaCGAAGTCGGTAGGTAGCTACATTATATGTAAtaatgtaataaaataaaaaaaaataataaatttaaaatcagcCCAAGGTGAGAAAAActacttatgtacttatttgttggaaattaactgaaaaaataaatccacaAATTTGGTTAGAAATGTGATCACTGATCAATGTTTCTGAATAACGTAACAAATAAATAAGtaagtttcttttttaattatttaccaaataatttagtctttttatttgttttttctcatttcgaaatttttttaaatttattataattagttaaaaatcattgaaataggaaagtaggtacgatttttgatgaatttttgtaaatcaagCAATTTATTTTCTTACAAATATTTCCACATTTTGTGCCATACCTATTGAGGATGTtacttcatttaaaattttgcagcgtttttaaaaatatgtaggttGGTACGAGATGATTTTGTAGGTATTTAGGTAagtatctcaattttttttgaaatttctacaaaatacttacataattatcaaatttcaattttcaagtataggtagataataaatttttaaatttaaaaaaccactttttAATAATACGAACACAATATGTTTTACTTAatactttgaacaaattttcatttttttttttttttgtatgaattGAATTACATATGTGTTTCTGTTTTCTGTATTCTAATTTCTAACATTTCAAAAcgttacttaatttttttcagtttttccctCGATTGTTTTCGGATTGtttcttgaagaaatttttccatttttttaaatgcaagtcacaaatgatttttttttcattttctaatatTTCACCAACTTACTTAATTCGTGTTCTTTATATTTAGGtaaagaaatattcaaaaaatatatttacatgTATTAATGCACGACTTGTACACCATTTTCGCTTTCCTGGTCGCCGAATTGTCTCTATTATTTATCGGTTCTTCGAGCAATCCTGAAAACAATACGATATCATTCTTTCAATGATGGAAAtttcacaaatgaaaaatacgtaGAAATTACCAGGTAAGTGGATGGGTAAAAAGCacattatttgataaattattataatttaacGGCGCGGCGTACTGCCAGATGAACATTTTGAATAGATATCCAAACCTTTTTTCTActcaattttaatgaatgatatAACTTACCGGCTGACGTGACCAGAAGAAAAACTAATGGATACTTGTTAAAggataaaaattaggtactttggAGAGATGAAAAAGTCACGCaggaaaatactcgtaattcaaGTCTTGACATCAGAGATTTGTGTTAATACCGAATTGTAAgtaaagcattttaaaaaataacgttGTTTTGCTCGCGTTTTTAAATCAGTACTAGAAATAATACAGAGATGTTTTGAAATCAcggataatttgaattttttcattttattattgtacataattatttaaaaattatgcacGTTTGATCaatgatgacaatttttttaatagttcAAAAACGAACCAAGAAGCTTTTCTAGattgtcaaattaaaaaaaaaaaaaaatcgtacaaaagTGAAACTCATTGCAGATTTCATATTCATCAGAGTTGAGAGCTGAATTCTCTTCATTTTGTTATCCTTTCATAATTTCCCTACTGACCATCGCGTACTCTTATTAAAATTCAACGCTCAGAGtaacatttcaataaaaaaaaaaccttcatatATCAACGTCTTTTTCCGGAATTTTCAACATTACATGTTGTCCATTTACCTGCTCATATGAGTGGCAcaaatacctatttgaattcGTGCAGAGTTTATTATACTATATCTTTTCAAGTTTACGTGTATTACGTACCGAATAATGTTTATAAATTGTTTAGTGTTTTTAttccgcgatttttttttttatcctagctttaaaaaaatacccatgTATGCTGGTAAGAAGCTATAGGTATAAAATGACTTTCCTAATTTGATAAAACAGTTTAGAAAATGATACGCCTCgacgtgatatttttttttcgatagtaAAAATagagttaggtacctacgttacctccttacttaaatatttaacaaaattttgttgCTTACTTCTCAATACATGTTGCAATTGATCAGCCAATACTTCGAACGTTGTTATACTACTTCTGTCTTCGGGTATCACATGTATCTTATTCCACATTCCACAAGcgtattcgaaaaaatcgtcGCAAGGGTCTACACTTTGATCCATTCCAGTGAGTAAAAATGCAGCTAAAATTAATCAAtaacaaattaaataaaatcaagttaccaaaaaaaaagacacagctataaaaatgtctaaaatgaATGTAAtatttaagagaaaaaaattaattttgatgattGTAACACGACGCAGCAATGATACTTATACGTtctatgaaaaattctgaatataAAAGTTGAACGTTATAAAGCTTGTATTAAGAGTTAGTTTTatgaaattatgtttttctGAAGATGACGGtggttttgacaattttgacgtaaatttgATTCAAGTACGTAATTTTAGTAATAAACATTGCTAGTGTTTGTTTGTTTAATGCCCACAGTTCTACTTAATAAATTACCAAAGATGCTGTTTCTTTAAATCCAACTTGGAAGATTAGAGTTGACAAAACGGCTgacttttccaacttttttccatTAACCACGTAAGAAACTTTGTTTTTCTTAGGAAACAAATTCTAGTTGTATTGGTACATGATTCTCAACATCGTTTGGTATCGAATTTATGATCCCTGATAGGTCGCAgttcttgaccattttttcctgttttgatTAGCGAAATTCCCGTCTTTCTCAGTTCCTCATCTCCATTTTATTACATGTTGACATtggtttttaaagaaaattttcaaagttttaattgaaaaagaTTCACAActtacaaaatatttaaaatattttattcgtactcagattttcaattattttcatgtcattttttaattacttgtcTAGTTcaaataatggtttttttttttttgttaaaacagtaatttttgcaagactttatttcattttgataattatttaaacaatttttcccaattttcaccatttttttgtgtttttgctgggtatttatttttataagagaTTTCAGTTCGAGGAATCAAAAAATCTACGAATATTTCGCCAAAACCGTAAACTACCTAGCTAAATAGATACGTTTAGGGcgaatttatgtaggtacctagacctacgtaaaaagaaccacattttcaaatatttttccgaaattgtcaatcgtattttcacaaaataatgcaaagttgatcttttttcattcttttttttttctaaattaaaaagattcctttttcgctaaaaattgttctgaaactaaaaatataaaaatacctGACGGTTGTCGACTTCTCGCGTGTTCCTTGGTATTCACTATTTAGTCTTCCTTCGTACGGCcgttaacccttaaagacccaggctaatcctgagatgttgtgtgaaaatgctttcaatttcctgaattagatcatcacaagcatcactttaacccacagtttgccccccagccccttaaagccgtctcgtaaaagccataccgatttatttaattttccttgaaaaccgagaaagcaaaaaccccaatgaggtcaatcatgaaactgaatgatatagtatcattaggtgtactgaatgagtgaaagcatatccccaaagaacaccccacccctttttggggggcaaattttcaaaaaagttgggataaaaaaattggacccatgctccatttttggataaacatattgatggtagacccttcacaaaatgaaatcatgaaaggtgtgaaaatggtggaccagagcgattttttgaaaattttattcgcttgtctcgataaaaacccgaaaaaacagagcatgaatacgcaaagtacataatatgggaaatattatcaagtaggcttgaaatgacagaaacaagaattgaaaggaacacagatgcttttaacagcacataagttcagataatctacaatccacccatcaaatctgtttatcactccgtggatattctttctcgatatttgtcaccaaatagttacatcctacaaaggttagcagtacgattgtttttctgcagaaatatcgaaataggtttatcaaccactttgaaaagctttacacagtcaaattgcagcactccctggcatttcataatgttcaagcattcatgaagaagtcactatcccttctcgatcaatgataatgtagttctacaccatgaaaattgcacgagcagaagtcgaggtttacaatcatgagattgtgtccagcttatgactacaggattcaggggatttgagattcagtaaaaagctttcaactgttgttcaaccacaactctgaacttttgaatgttttgagaaattcctgctgaagttgatattctttctcgatatttgtcaacaaatagttacatcccgcagaaggttagtggtacgattgtttttctgcagaagtatcgaaataggcttatctaccactttgaaaacctttacactgtcaaattgcagtaGTAGGGGAGTTTCGCCGGTTCTGAGCCACCCCCCGCAGGAGCAATGCTTCCTGTGCTCCTGTGGCTCCTGCGAGGGGTGGATTTGCGTGTAAATTTCTGGCTCAGAAATGTTTGCTCCTGCGAGAGCTAATTTCTTACGATTTCCTCCTGTGAGAGCAAGATTTTTTCCTAGTACCCAAAATCCTTTAAAGAAAATACCTCTCTGTTTTACATTTACCACCGAATTGTAAAgcacaaggaaccacgacgacgacgacgaatggGACCCCCtaccctctcccctcctctctcATCCGACCAAGAAAtccaccccccctcccttccGAAGCTTATATAAATAGAGACTGacgattaattttcttttttcacattttgtgcTCTTGCTGAGTGGTTGTGAtgatgttttccaaaaaaagtgttcattttaaTCCAAGGGtcactgttttcaattttgagcaagATGAATTTGTGTCAGATTATCGAAATGCTAGAAAGGGCCCCTGGAAACAAGAATTGCTTGATAGAATGCGTTTCaa is from Planococcus citri chromosome 1, ihPlaCitr1.1, whole genome shotgun sequence and encodes:
- the Nep1 gene encoding neprilysin-1 isoform X4; its protein translation is MLSVVLVFSAAILRHKNSFETTENGPRICLTQECVKTAAFLLTGMDQSVDPCDDFFEYACGMWNKIHVIPEDRSSITTFEVLADQLQHVLRRLLEEPINNRDNSATRKAKMVYKSCINTSEIKLNGEKRMKELVNSFGGWPVADKRWTSRANFSMEELLGQLKKELNEGILFEVWVGPDDKNSSLHVIQMDQLQLGLPGRDYFLKNTSDGTLTAYYNYMVTVATLYGADQQDAVKEMKDVLDFEIRLASISRPATVDRRIFFQITVPETDRQDTSEIYTKLTLSELKTKVPEINWSQYFYQILFTMLKDDEPIVFYSLPYYIKLNKVLATTNHRVVQNYAIWRLLMNNILPHMTNGYQQACLAFKKVLLGISSERNRWSQCVEWTNKRLGMAVGALFIQENFNPDSKESAVEMIRNIREAFNELLDENEWMDEETKKLAREKAEAMNERIGYPEILTQFEELDVEYQKLNVTHQHFFRNMFNVLQFECSRNMDKLRKPVDRDKWTTEPAVVNAFYSPNKNDIVFPAGILQPFFYSKYFPKSVNYGGIGVVIGHEMTHGFDDRGRLFDKSGNMKEWWNNATIQAFKKQIQCIINQYSDYKIDEINLYLNGHLTVGENIADNGGLKQSFRAYQKYVERFGDEPLLPGLNLTHEQLFFLNYGQIWCGSMRPEEALAKLRSSSHSPGKFRVIGPLSNSHDFAKAFDCPPNTRMNPTKKCVVW
- the Nep1 gene encoding neprilysin-1 isoform X2; this encodes MNRVKKEECNQGDLSSSGLRLPLKSERATKEIEIIPPNETGENTREKSTTSREPNVIVEIPIRKETRVRYKRNSTKGSKGSIQEEIRIYDNPFTSYYPADGQEGDNLRCFREKRGVSFYVKDAFCPIRRTCTTAICCISAMILILFISLIFNTSQIHTSKKNGPRICLTQECVKTAAFLLTGMDQSVDPCDDFFEYACGMWNKIHVIPEDRSSITTFEVLADQLQHVLRRLLEEPINNRDNSATRKAKMVYKSCINTSEIKLNGEKRMKELVNSFGGWPVADKRWTSRANFSMEELLGQLKKELNEGILFEVWVGPDDKNSSLHVIQMDQLQLGLPGRDYFLKNTSDGTLTAYYNYMVTVATLYGADQQDAVKEMKDVLDFEIRLASITVPETDRQDTSEIYTKLTLSELKTKVPEINWSQYFYQILFTMLKDDEPIVFYSLPYYIKLNKVLATTNHRVVQNYAIWRLLMNNILPHMTNGYQQACLAFKKVLLGISSERNRWSQCVEWTNKRLGMAVGALFIQENFNPDSKESAVEMIRNIREAFNELLDENEWMDEETKKLAREKAEAMNERIGYPEILTQFEELDVEYQKLNVTHQHFFRNMFNVLQFECSRNMDKLRKPVDRDKWTTEPAVVNAFYSPNKNDIVFPAGILQPFFYSKYFPKSVNYGGIGVVIGHEMTHGFDDRGRLFDKSGNMKEWWNNATIQAFKKQIQCIINQYSDYKIDEINLYLNGHLTVGENIADNGGLKQSFRAYQKYVERFGDEPLLPGLNLTHEQLFFLNYGQIWCGSMRPEEALAKLRSSSHSPGKFRVIGPLSNSHDFAKAFDCPPNTRMNPTKKCVVW